One Thiohalomonas denitrificans DNA window includes the following coding sequences:
- the tatB gene encoding Sec-independent protein translocase protein TatB produces the protein MFDIGFWELALIGVVALLVVGPERLPALARTAGIWVGKARRFVSSVKADVEKEIRADELKRVMKEQAESSGIHEIVEETRSSVKESREEIESTRSELEEYQSNLSGNSVTDEAPSPSESDPRDSK, from the coding sequence ATGTTCGACATCGGATTCTGGGAACTGGCCCTCATCGGGGTGGTTGCCCTGCTGGTTGTAGGTCCCGAACGCCTGCCGGCGCTCGCGCGCACGGCTGGCATCTGGGTTGGCAAGGCACGCCGCTTCGTCAGCAGTGTAAAGGCGGATGTGGAAAAGGAGATCCGTGCCGATGAACTGAAGCGGGTCATGAAAGAGCAGGCCGAAAGCAGCGGGATCCACGAAATCGTCGAGGAGACCCGATCGAGTGTGAAGGAATCCCGCGAAGAGATTGAGTCCACCCGCAGTGAACTGGAAGAGTACCAATCCAATCTGAGCGGGAACTCAGTGACAGACGAAGCCCCGTCCCCCTCCGAAAGCGACCCCCGCGACAGCAAATGA
- a CDS encoding histidine triad nucleotide-binding protein, translating to MTDCIFCKIIAGEIPSDRVHEDDLVVVFRDINPKARVHLLIVPRQHIASLEELGPEHDGLIGHMMRLLPKLAKQEGLETGFRTIINTGKGGGQEVFHLHVHLLGGEKLTGF from the coding sequence ATGACCGACTGTATCTTTTGCAAGATCATCGCTGGAGAAATTCCTTCGGATCGGGTCCACGAGGACGATCTGGTGGTAGTATTCCGTGACATCAATCCGAAGGCCCGGGTCCATCTCCTGATCGTTCCGCGGCAACATATTGCCAGTCTCGAAGAACTCGGACCGGAACATGATGGTCTCATAGGCCATATGATGCGCCTTTTGCCGAAGCTGGCGAAGCAGGAAGGACTCGAAACCGGGTTCCGGACCATCATCAATACCGGAAAAGGGGGCGGACAGGAGGTCTTTCACCTGCACGTACACCTGCTCGGCGGTGAGAAGCTAACGGGCTTTTGA
- a CDS encoding phosphoribosyl-ATP diphosphatase — MSDVLEKLSQVLEERKGADPDKSYVAKLYSKGLDSILKKVGEEATETVIAAKGGNREEIVYETADLWFHSMVMLKHLGLEPEQVLMELQRRFGLSGLEEKENREK, encoded by the coding sequence ATGAGCGACGTACTGGAAAAACTGTCTCAAGTCCTGGAAGAGCGCAAGGGCGCGGATCCGGACAAGTCCTACGTGGCCAAGCTGTATTCCAAGGGCCTCGACAGCATTCTCAAAAAGGTGGGAGAAGAAGCCACCGAGACGGTGATTGCCGCGAAAGGCGGCAATCGGGAAGAAATCGTCTACGAAACGGCTGATTTGTGGTTCCATAGTATGGTCATGCTCAAGCATCTGGGACTTGAACCGGAGCAAGTGTTAATGGAACTGCAGCGAAGATTCGGACTTTCAGGGCTGGAAGAGAAAGAAAACCGGGAGAAATGA
- the tatA gene encoding Sec-independent protein translocase subunit TatA: protein MGFGGISIWQLLIVLAIVILLFGTKKLRNVGGDLGGALKSFKKAVKDSDTEKEQDPEDQAQLQKNEEGDVIEGEASREKDKA from the coding sequence ATGGGTTTCGGTGGAATTAGTATCTGGCAACTTCTGATCGTCCTGGCGATTGTCATACTGCTGTTCGGCACCAAAAAGCTGCGCAACGTGGGCGGCGACCTGGGTGGAGCCCTCAAAAGCTTCAAAAAGGCCGTAAAGGATAGCGATACGGAAAAGGAACAGGATCCCGAGGATCAAGCCCAGCTGCAAAAGAACGAAGAGGGAGACGTCATTGAAGGCGAAGCCTCCCGCGAGAAGGATAAGGCCTGA
- the hisI gene encoding phosphoribosyl-AMP cyclohydrolase codes for MGNWLDEIKWDADGLVPAIAQDHETGRVMMVAWMNREALERTAAEGRAVYWSRSRKKLWPKGEESGHVQKVKSIRTDCDADVVLLAIEQVGGIACHTGRESCFYRELRDGEWSAVAPVLKDPKAIYG; via the coding sequence ATGGGAAACTGGCTGGATGAAATAAAGTGGGACGCGGACGGGCTGGTGCCGGCGATTGCCCAGGACCATGAAACGGGACGGGTGATGATGGTCGCCTGGATGAACCGGGAGGCCCTGGAGAGGACGGCTGCCGAAGGGCGGGCGGTCTATTGGTCCCGCTCCCGCAAGAAGCTGTGGCCCAAGGGCGAAGAGTCGGGCCATGTGCAAAAGGTAAAGAGTATCCGCACCGACTGTGATGCGGATGTGGTGCTGCTGGCGATCGAACAGGTTGGCGGCATTGCCTGTCATACCGGCCGCGAGAGCTGCTTCTACCGGGAGCTTCGCGACGGCGAGTGGTCGGCGGTTGCGCCGGTTCTTAAAGACCCCAAAGCCATCTACGGTTAG